A region from the Helcococcus ovis genome encodes:
- a CDS encoding NTP transferase domain-containing protein, with protein MYKVDNAIILAAGASSRFAPLSYEMPKGLVVVRGEVLIERQIKQIKEKGIDEIIVVTGYQSEKFNYLSEKFGVKIIQNTQYDRRNNNSSIYVVRDYLKNSYICSVDNYFNENPFEKYVEDSYYSVLYSKEFIDEWCVTYDDEEYITGVKIGAEDSWYMLGHTFWNENFSKRFKEILELVYDDENTYDLLWESIYLNHLDTLKMKIRKYPDNFIFEFDSLNELREFDISYIGDTRSKIIKSIALKLNCLESELNNFVATKDFIKANGFDFNFNNKIFHYDYETKKLVQKGENND; from the coding sequence ATGTACAAAGTAGATAATGCAATAATATTAGCGGCAGGAGCATCGAGCAGATTTGCACCACTTTCCTATGAAATGCCTAAGGGATTAGTTGTTGTTAGGGGAGAAGTACTAATTGAAAGACAAATAAAGCAAATAAAAGAGAAAGGTATTGATGAAATAATAGTTGTTACGGGATATCAATCTGAAAAATTTAATTATTTATCAGAAAAATTTGGAGTTAAAATAATTCAAAATACTCAATATGATAGACGTAACAATAATTCAAGTATTTATGTTGTTAGGGATTATTTGAAAAATTCATATATTTGTTCAGTAGATAACTATTTTAATGAAAATCCATTTGAAAAATATGTAGAGGATAGCTATTATTCAGTTTTATACAGCAAAGAATTTATTGATGAGTGGTGTGTAACGTATGATGATGAAGAATATATTACAGGAGTTAAAATAGGAGCGGAGGATTCATGGTATATGCTGGGACATACCTTTTGGAATGAAAATTTTTCAAAAAGATTTAAGGAAATTTTAGAATTAGTTTATGATGACGAAAATACTTATGATTTACTATGGGAAAGCATATATTTAAATCATCTTGACACATTGAAAATGAAGATAAGAAAATATCCTGATAATTTTATATTTGAGTTCGATTCATTAAATGAATTAAGAGAATTTGATATAAGTTATATTGGTGATACCAGATCTAAAATTATAAAATCAATAGCCTTAAAATTAAATTGTTTAGAATCTGAACTTAATAATTTTGTGGCTACAAAAGATTTTATAAAAGCAAATGGATTTGATTTTAATTTTAATAATAAAATTTTCCATTATGATTATGAAACAAAAAAATTAGTGCAAAAAGGAGAAAACAATGATTAG
- a CDS encoding 2-hydroxyacid dehydrogenase, with product MTLKIACYGVRPNEVESFKKYNKYGYDLVLIEELLSHDNIETAKGCNAVMLRGNCVADRQNLEKLKEYGIDLVFTRTVGFNHIDLNVTKELGQRVARVPAYSPNSVAELSVTLAMMLLRHTAHTVNKTSNYDFRVDPVMFSKEIRNCKVGIIGTGKIGLTEAKLFKGLGADILGYDIYQSEDAKKVLKFVELEELLNESDIVSIHVPYIKGQNDKMINDEFISKMKDGAILINTARGEVQDNEAILRALKSNKLDGFGTDVFANETAFFFKKFNSGDEISDKVVRELVDMYPKVLVTPHVGSNTDEALKNMIEITLDNFNDILTTGKTVNEVGII from the coding sequence ATGACACTTAAAATTGCATGTTATGGAGTAAGACCAAATGAAGTGGAATCATTTAAGAAATATAATAAATATGGATATGATTTGGTGCTTATAGAAGAGTTATTATCACATGATAATATTGAAACAGCTAAGGGTTGTAATGCGGTTATGTTAAGGGGAAACTGTGTTGCAGATAGACAAAATTTAGAAAAATTAAAAGAATATGGAATAGATTTAGTTTTTACAAGAACGGTAGGATTTAATCATATTGATTTGAATGTTACTAAAGAATTAGGACAAAGAGTAGCTAGAGTACCAGCATATTCACCAAATTCAGTAGCAGAATTGTCGGTAACATTGGCAATGATGCTTTTAAGACATACAGCACATACTGTAAATAAAACAAGCAATTATGATTTTCGTGTAGATCCTGTTATGTTTAGTAAAGAAATTAGAAATTGTAAAGTTGGTATAATAGGAACTGGTAAAATCGGTCTTACTGAAGCTAAATTATTTAAGGGGCTAGGAGCTGACATTTTGGGATATGATATTTATCAAAGTGAAGATGCTAAAAAGGTATTAAAATTTGTTGAATTAGAAGAATTATTAAATGAATCAGATATCGTAAGTATTCATGTTCCATATATTAAAGGTCAAAATGACAAGATGATAAATGATGAGTTTATTTCAAAAATGAAAGATGGAGCAATACTTATAAATACAGCTCGTGGAGAAGTACAAGATAATGAGGCGATTTTAAGAGCGTTGAAGTCAAATAAATTAGATGGATTTGGTACTGATGTATTTGCAAATGAAACTGCATTTTTCTTCAAAAAATTTAATAGTGGAGATGAAATATCAGACAAGGTTGTTAGAGAATTAGTTGATATGTATCCAAAAGTGCTTGTTACACCCCATGTAGGCTCAAATACAGATGAAGCATTGAAAAACATGATTGAAATTACATTAGATAATTTCAATGACATATTAACAACTGGTAAAACTGTAAATGAAGTAGGAATTATATAA
- a CDS encoding sugar phosphate isomerase/epimerase family protein: MEMKISAMNCHYRYFTLESFFKYISKIGFKYAEIWTSPQHFFVDYIQNDDINVLKNLSERYEVKIHCICPEQTNPKPHNIASRDKNIIDRTIKYYKRIIDIAEKIGAEKIVTTSGWGFLDEDKEEALIRSVAMQKKICDYADKKNIKVCVEALQPIESNLVNNIEDLSCYLEKVNRDNLFICLDFGAMAKAGEDIEDYFEKFKDKIYHIHFVDGKPTGHLAIGDGERNYKVDLEKLQNYGYKNYLSLEIASDKYYACPFMADKKSFENIGGFYDSFNKGRS, translated from the coding sequence ATGGAAATGAAAATAAGTGCTATGAATTGTCATTATAGGTATTTTACTCTTGAAAGTTTTTTTAAATATATTAGCAAAATTGGATTTAAATATGCTGAAATTTGGACATCACCGCAACATTTTTTTGTCGATTATATTCAAAATGATGATATAAATGTATTAAAAAATTTAAGTGAAAGATATGAAGTGAAAATTCATTGTATTTGTCCTGAACAGACTAATCCTAAGCCGCATAATATTGCTTCAAGAGATAAAAATATTATTGATAGAACGATAAAGTATTATAAAAGAATTATTGATATTGCAGAGAAAATAGGAGCTGAAAAGATAGTCACTACTTCTGGATGGGGATTTTTAGATGAAGATAAAGAAGAGGCATTAATAAGAAGTGTAGCAATGCAAAAGAAAATTTGTGATTATGCAGATAAAAAAAATATTAAAGTCTGTGTTGAAGCACTTCAACCAATAGAGTCAAATTTAGTAAATAACATTGAAGATTTATCATGTTATTTAGAAAAGGTTAATAGAGATAATTTGTTTATATGTTTGGATTTTGGAGCTATGGCAAAAGCTGGAGAAGATATAGAAGATTATTTTGAAAAATTTAAGGATAAAATATATCATATTCATTTTGTAGATGGAAAACCAACGGGGCATTTAGCGATAGGAGATGGCGAAAGAAATTATAAAGTAGATCTAGAAAAATTACAGAATTATGGCTATAAAAATTATTTATCTTTAGAAATTGCATCAGATAAATACTATGCTTGTCCATTTATGGCGGATAAAAAATCATTTGAAAATATAGGGGGGTTTTATGATAGTTTTAACAAGGGTAGATCATAG
- a CDS encoding DMT family transporter — translation MISGLLSGILWALDTVILSIVLASTNYVSTPEALMFAPFVSTFLHDLFSSIWMIIITIVKKQTNEIKRALSTKSGKFIILGALLGGPIGMSGYVIAINNIGPGLTSIISSIYPAVGVIFSIIFLKEKVKPIQIFGLILSILGVIFLSYQANKDFAGGNLILGFVAGIVCCLGWASEAVIVGYGMKDEGISDENALFIRQMSSSIFYGVVILTFLGAWKFTFSNIYTSSTLYVLIAGVFGTMSYLMYYRAINKIGASKAMPLNITYTAWSVFFSFIILKQSITLYSIILGLIIILGSIISSVDLKELKN, via the coding sequence ATGATTAGCGGTTTATTATCAGGTATATTATGGGCATTAGACACAGTTATTTTAAGTATAGTTTTGGCAAGTACAAATTATGTTTCTACACCGGAAGCTCTAATGTTCGCTCCATTTGTTAGTACTTTTTTACATGATTTGTTTTCATCTATATGGATGATAATAATCACTATCGTAAAAAAACAAACAAATGAGATAAAAAGAGCCTTAAGTACTAAAAGTGGTAAATTTATAATTTTGGGTGCGTTATTAGGTGGACCGATAGGAATGTCGGGATATGTAATAGCCATTAATAATATTGGTCCGGGATTGACATCTATTATATCCTCAATTTATCCGGCGGTTGGAGTAATATTTTCTATAATTTTTTTAAAAGAAAAAGTTAAACCGATTCAGATATTTGGATTAATATTGAGTATTTTAGGTGTAATATTTTTAAGTTATCAAGCTAATAAAGATTTTGCAGGGGGAAATTTAATTTTAGGATTTGTAGCGGGTATAGTTTGCTGTTTAGGTTGGGCTTCAGAAGCTGTAATAGTGGGATATGGGATGAAAGATGAAGGAATAAGTGATGAAAATGCATTATTCATTAGACAAATGTCATCAAGCATATTTTATGGAGTTGTTATTTTAACATTTTTAGGAGCATGGAAGTTCACATTTTCAAATATATATACAAGTTCAACATTATATGTATTAATAGCGGGCGTATTTGGAACAATGTCCTATTTAATGTATTATAGAGCAATTAATAAAATAGGAGCATCTAAAGCTATGCCTTTAAATATAACATATACTGCATGGTCTGTATTTTTTTCGTTTATAATATTAAAACAAAGTATAACATTATACAGCATAATACTAGGATTAATTATAATTTTAGGTTCTATAATTTCCAGTGTAGATTTGAAAGAATTGAAAAATTGA
- a CDS encoding GntR family transcriptional regulator: MMKEFLYKKVQDYLINKISSLEFKPGSKIPSERKIAEELNISRMTVKNAISKLVDDRILYRLKGSGTYVANIKDSRGKMIVSSFTPDSFNMNMSVLGKYTHSVVISFKVLYDDKNLSQIFEATKDFYELCRLRYVDDKPLSLEYTYFPFYRFIDAIKYDFSKLSLYEYMDHKSNRPIKFDKQTEVVIDEKVNKILEIKKSTPIFKTTYIGRTRENIIVEYTNSYVNLQDIEFKYIRTI, from the coding sequence ATGATGAAAGAGTTTCTATATAAAAAAGTACAGGACTATTTAATAAATAAAATCTCATCATTAGAATTTAAGCCTGGCTCAAAAATACCATCTGAGCGTAAAATAGCTGAAGAGCTTAATATAAGTAGAATGACTGTGAAAAATGCAATTTCTAAACTTGTAGATGATAGAATACTATATAGGCTTAAGGGGAGCGGTACATATGTAGCTAATATTAAAGATTCTAGAGGAAAGATGATTGTATCTAGCTTTACCCCGGATTCATTTAATATGAATATGTCTGTTTTAGGAAAATACACTCACAGTGTGGTAATTTCTTTTAAAGTGTTATATGATGATAAAAATTTAAGTCAAATATTTGAAGCTACTAAGGATTTTTATGAACTATGTAGATTAAGATATGTTGATGATAAACCATTAAGTTTGGAATATACTTATTTTCCTTTTTATAGATTTATAGATGCTATAAAATATGATTTTTCTAAGTTATCGCTTTATGAATATATGGATCATAAAAGTAATAGACCAATAAAATTTGATAAACAAACAGAAGTTGTAATTGATGAAAAGGTAAATAAAATTTTAGAGATAAAAAAATCTACACCAATATTTAAAACTACTTATATAGGTCGTACAAGAGAAAATATCATTGTAGAATACACAAATTCATATGTTAATCTACAAGATATTGAGTTTAAATATATTAGAACTATTTAA
- a CDS encoding N-acetylmuramoyl-L-alanine amidase family protein, which yields MKYFKNIKKIILLAYVLVIFLLNNTVYATESIDGENYEWQIIDNKKYYIDNMSGSIKTGWEYIDGKWYYLDEENGAMKTGWKYVDSKWYYLDEENGAMRTGWEYVDGKWYYLDEENGAMRTGWKYINSKWYYLSKSGAMKTGWEYINSKWYYLSKSGAMKTGWEYINGKWYYLDKQSGQMRVGWLNIDDNYYFLNKNNGHLVYGNFEIDNKQYFTDKLGRAFLKNDVKVNDSKTIYAKTLSITNSVEDLPAIKSSSPQKYKIDRFEWLGVIYWNRNKFTYYSERVLPGGGLDIPGRITRNGFVTDKDGYIVLASNILVKKGTIIDTPFGAQGKVYDRCEACSLDWFDVYTR from the coding sequence ATGAAGTATTTTAAAAATATAAAAAAAATTATATTATTAGCATATGTGTTAGTAATATTTCTTTTAAATAATACGGTTTATGCTACTGAGAGTATTGATGGTGAAAATTATGAGTGGCAGATTATTGATAATAAAAAATATTATATTGATAATATGAGTGGATCTATAAAAACAGGCTGGGAATATATAGACGGTAAATGGTATTATCTGGATGAAGAAAATGGAGCTATGAAAACAGGTTGGAAATATGTAGATAGTAAATGGTATTATCTGGATGAAGAAAATGGAGCTATGAGAACAGGTTGGGAATATGTAGACGGTAAATGGTATTATTTGGATGAAGAAAATGGAGCTATGAGAACAGGTTGGAAATATATAAATAGCAAATGGTATTACTTAAGTAAAAGTGGAGCTATGAAAACAGGCTGGGAATATATAAATAGCAAATGGTATTATTTAAGTAAAAGCGGAGCTATGAAAACAGGCTGGGAATATATAAATGGTAAATGGTATTATTTGGATAAACAAAGTGGACAGATGAGGGTTGGCTGGCTTAATATTGATGATAACTATTATTTTTTAAATAAAAATAATGGACATTTAGTTTATGGAAATTTTGAAATTGATAATAAACAATATTTTACAGATAAATTAGGACGAGCATTTTTAAAAAATGATGTTAAGGTTAATGACTCCAAAACTATTTATGCTAAAACATTATCAATAACTAATAGTGTAGAAGACTTACCTGCTATAAAGAGTTCTTCTCCTCAAAAATATAAAATTGATAGATTTGAGTGGTTGGGAGTTATATATTGGAATCGTAATAAGTTTACTTATTATTCTGAAAGAGTATTACCCGGAGGAGGTTTGGATATCCCTGGAAGAATTACAAGAAATGGATTTGTAACAGATAAAGACGGGTACATAGTTTTGGCCTCAAATATTTTGGTAAAAAAAGGAACAATAATAGATACTCCTTTTGGTGCTCAGGGCAAGGTTTATGATAGATGTGAAGCATGTTCTTTAGATTGGTTTGATGTTTATACTAGATAA
- a CDS encoding SIS domain-containing protein, with protein sequence MIKFDEKKLFESTVGALKLRSKINEVVDEVWKKGFKNICWLGVGGTYASSLQVEIHMREKSSLDFFVENACEYYVTGNKKIVDDTLVILSSVSGTTDDMIKALEILRKKTKATVLAFIDKENTPIEKYADYVISYPENEQLKFFMVADRFMNLEGVFEDYEEYYKELEVNLPNALVKTAYEAEEFGKNFAELHHEDSIHYFVGAGNMYGATYSYAMCYWEEQHWLRTKSIHSGEFFHGMLEIIEKDTNVTVYVGEDSQRPLSDRVAKFLPRVTSRYTIIDTKDYSLPGISEKYRGAISHLVMKVINSRIDAYIEKINCHPTEIRRYYRQLNY encoded by the coding sequence ATGATAAAATTTGATGAAAAAAAACTATTTGAAAGCACAGTCGGAGCCTTGAAGTTAAGAAGTAAAATAAATGAAGTTGTTGATGAAGTTTGGAAAAAAGGATTTAAAAACATTTGTTGGCTTGGCGTTGGTGGCACATATGCATCATCTCTTCAAGTAGAGATTCATATGAGAGAGAAATCAAGCCTAGATTTCTTTGTTGAAAATGCTTGTGAATATTATGTAACAGGAAATAAAAAAATTGTAGATGATACATTAGTTATTTTATCATCAGTTTCAGGAACAACTGACGATATGATTAAGGCTTTAGAAATTTTAAGAAAAAAAACAAAAGCTACAGTATTAGCATTTATTGATAAAGAAAATACACCAATTGAAAAATACGCTGATTATGTAATCTCATATCCTGAAAATGAACAACTTAAATTTTTTATGGTAGCTGATAGATTTATGAATTTAGAAGGTGTTTTTGAAGACTATGAAGAATACTACAAAGAACTAGAGGTAAATTTACCAAATGCTTTAGTAAAAACTGCGTATGAAGCAGAAGAATTTGGTAAAAATTTTGCTGAGCTTCATCACGAAGATTCAATTCATTATTTTGTAGGAGCAGGAAATATGTATGGAGCTACATATTCATATGCTATGTGTTATTGGGAAGAACAACATTGGCTAAGAACGAAATCTATTCATAGTGGTGAATTTTTCCATGGAATGTTAGAAATTATCGAAAAAGATACAAACGTTACAGTATATGTTGGAGAAGATTCACAAAGGCCTTTAAGTGATAGAGTTGCAAAATTCCTACCTAGAGTGACTTCGAGATATACTATAATAGATACTAAAGATTATTCACTACCGGGAATAAGTGAAAAATATAGAGGGGCAATTTCTCATTTAGTAATGAAAGTAATAAATTCTAGAATTGATGCCTATATAGAAAAAATTAACTGTCATCCAACTGAAATTAGAAGGTATTACAGACAATTAAATTATTAG
- a CDS encoding PTS system mannose/fructose/sorbose family transporter subunit IID, translating into MMISNKVLTNKDIIKMSVNEGSLGMEFSWNYERQMNVAFCMMMEPALKKIYHDDPKGYQEALERHLEFFNITPQFAPFVGGVVASMEEAAKAGEVDSSAISSIKASLMGPLSGIGDSVFIGAIRIIAVSVGLSFALQGNLLGPILYFLIYNIPAFLLRIKGAQKGYNLGFSYLTELQKSGAMDKLMMAAGILAMLLIGGMSSGMVYTEFAIKLGQGESAKSLQEILNSIMPGIVGLSVTWLYYWMLKKKVSVILMIIVTVLVGIAGAYFGVFA; encoded by the coding sequence ATGATGATTTCTAATAAAGTTTTAACCAATAAGGATATTATAAAAATGTCAGTTAATGAGGGTTCTTTAGGTATGGAATTTTCATGGAATTATGAAAGACAAATGAATGTTGCATTTTGTATGATGATGGAACCGGCATTAAAGAAAATTTATCATGATGATCCTAAAGGGTATCAGGAAGCATTAGAAAGACATTTAGAATTTTTCAATATTACTCCACAATTTGCACCATTTGTTGGCGGGGTAGTTGCTTCAATGGAAGAGGCAGCTAAAGCCGGAGAGGTTGATTCTTCAGCAATCTCATCAATAAAAGCATCTTTAATGGGTCCGCTTTCGGGAATAGGTGATTCAGTATTTATTGGAGCAATAAGAATTATTGCTGTTAGTGTTGGATTGTCATTTGCGTTGCAGGGAAACCTTTTGGGACCGATATTATATTTCTTAATATATAACATTCCTGCATTCTTATTAAGAATAAAGGGTGCTCAAAAGGGATATAATTTAGGATTTTCATATTTGACAGAATTACAAAAATCTGGAGCGATGGATAAGTTAATGATGGCAGCTGGTATATTAGCTATGCTTTTAATAGGAGGTATGTCATCAGGGATGGTATATACTGAATTCGCAATAAAATTAGGACAAGGGGAAAGTGCAAAATCTCTTCAAGAGATATTGAATTCTATTATGCCGGGAATAGTCGGACTTTCAGTTACGTGGTTGTATTACTGGATGTTAAAAAAGAAAGTTAGTGTAATTTTGATGATAATTGTGACAGTTTTAGTTGGGATTGCAGGAGCTTATTTTGGAGTGTTTGCATAA
- a CDS encoding PTS mannose/fructose/sorbose/N-acetylgalactosamine transporter subunit IIC, whose amino-acid sequence MSLTVQALILGLIAAFGTFDYQMGTLYIFRPITLGPLVGLLFNDLHTGLVVGANLELFFMGAVSIGGYLPPDVIVGGVLGTAFAISTKQGAEVALALAMPIALLSLAIGNLFDIIGIFSLRWADKGAKEANISKIKWTHRFIGFLTIFRRFILVFLAYRLGVDSMKVVLESVPQFVITGLGAAAGLLPALGFAMLMKMVIKKELIPFFFIGFVFSAFLKMSTLGIAILGVCYVLVTFGFLRNNTKHATSPDLLSNEVLEEVEDDDF is encoded by the coding sequence ATGAGTTTAACAGTACAAGCTTTAATTCTTGGTTTAATAGCTGCATTTGGAACATTTGATTATCAAATGGGAACTTTGTATATATTTAGACCGATAACATTGGGTCCACTTGTAGGATTATTATTTAATGATTTACATACGGGCCTTGTAGTAGGGGCGAATTTAGAATTGTTTTTTATGGGTGCAGTTTCTATTGGGGGATATTTACCGCCTGATGTAATTGTTGGAGGCGTATTAGGTACAGCTTTTGCAATTTCTACAAAGCAAGGAGCTGAAGTAGCATTAGCATTAGCAATGCCAATAGCGTTGTTATCATTAGCTATTGGAAATTTATTTGATATTATAGGTATATTTTCTTTAAGATGGGCTGATAAAGGAGCTAAAGAAGCAAATATTTCAAAGATAAAATGGACACATAGATTTATAGGATTTTTAACTATATTTAGAAGATTTATATTAGTATTTCTAGCATATAGACTGGGCGTTGACTCTATGAAAGTTGTACTCGAATCTGTACCGCAATTTGTAATAACAGGCTTAGGAGCAGCAGCAGGATTACTTCCGGCATTAGGTTTTGCGATGTTGATGAAAATGGTAATAAAAAAGGAATTAATTCCATTTTTCTTTATAGGATTTGTATTTAGTGCGTTTTTAAAAATGTCAACATTAGGAATTGCAATATTAGGGGTGTGTTATGTTTTAGTTACTTTTGGATTTTTAAGAAACAATACTAAACATGCAACTTCTCCAGATTTATTATCAAATGAAGTGTTAGAGGAGGTAGAGGATGATGATTTCTAA
- a CDS encoding PTS sugar transporter subunit IIB translates to MIVLTRVDHRLLHGQVAFSWTNSLGADAILIANDDVVKDEMWKTTLKLAKPVGVKLVIKNIEEAIKSINSGVTDKYKLLIVVSSIKDAKNLIDNVEEIKSLNLGGSKHSENSRALGKSFYITEDEEKMLRELIDKGIEVELRQVANESKKDVKTLI, encoded by the coding sequence ATGATAGTTTTAACAAGGGTAGATCATAGATTGTTACATGGTCAGGTAGCATTTTCGTGGACAAATTCACTAGGAGCTGATGCTATTTTAATTGCAAATGATGATGTGGTAAAAGATGAAATGTGGAAAACTACATTAAAATTAGCTAAACCAGTAGGTGTAAAATTAGTTATAAAGAATATAGAAGAAGCTATAAAATCAATAAATAGCGGAGTCACAGACAAATATAAATTACTTATAGTTGTAAGCTCTATAAAAGATGCAAAAAATTTAATTGATAATGTAGAAGAAATTAAATCATTAAACCTAGGGGGATCTAAACATTCTGAAAATTCAAGGGCTTTAGGAAAATCATTCTATATAACAGAAGATGAAGAAAAAATGTTGAGAGAATTGATTGATAAAGGCATTGAAGTTGAATTGAGACAAGTAGCAAATGAAAGCAAAAAAGATGTTAAAACTTTAATATAA
- a CDS encoding type B 50S ribosomal protein L31: MKKNLHPEYHPVIFLDTSTGYKFLSGSTKTSNETMKWEDGNEYQVIRVEVSSDSHPFYTGAQRVVERGGRVERFKKKYNIG, translated from the coding sequence ATGAAAAAGAATTTACATCCTGAATACCATCCAGTAATATTTTTAGATACATCTACAGGATACAAGTTCCTATCCGGATCTACTAAAACATCAAATGAAACGATGAAATGGGAAGACGGAAATGAATATCAAGTTATTCGTGTTGAAGTATCTTCGGATTCACATCCATTTTATACTGGAGCACAAAGAGTTGTTGAACGTGGTGGTAGAGTAGAAAGATTTAAGAAAAAATACAATATTGGTTAA
- a CDS encoding AEC family transporter produces MNFIDVLVKTLQTQKINTAIFASLAIILFGYYLRKKEVFNENTGKILTKVVLSVSLPALALKSFMADINPETLNKGMGILIWGIAVYIVLIILTIPMYAQYKGDENDTLRILSIFGSTTFFGIPIVTAIYGPQGALYASIFNIGYRIFLYSYAYIKMSNLKMTSDNLKKMFLNPIVIATFLGLFIWIFQAYLPQVDVTFADKTGKMVEKSFAFLRLDKTFPQFFQVLTYLASLASPLAWLAIGSTLGSVSFKTAISDKKTWYYTVMKLIAVPAINVIALIGLRLVGFPIDLVGLGTVVIMMATPPATVAVAYAISNDKDALLASNASLLATLGAVLMAPIWIVVVQVLGHTGLF; encoded by the coding sequence ATGAATTTTATAGATGTTTTAGTGAAGACACTTCAAACACAAAAAATTAATACAGCAATTTTTGCAAGTTTAGCAATCATTTTATTTGGTTACTATTTAAGAAAAAAAGAAGTTTTTAATGAAAATACAGGTAAAATACTTACAAAAGTAGTATTATCAGTATCTTTACCTGCATTGGCATTGAAATCATTTATGGCAGATATTAACCCGGAAACATTAAACAAAGGTATGGGTATTTTAATTTGGGGTATCGCAGTTTATATTGTACTTATTATATTAACAATACCAATGTATGCTCAATATAAGGGTGATGAAAATGATACTTTAAGAATTTTATCTATTTTCGGCTCAACAACATTCTTTGGTATTCCAATTGTTACAGCTATTTATGGGCCTCAAGGTGCGTTATATGCATCAATATTTAATATTGGATATAGAATTTTCTTATACTCATATGCGTATATAAAGATGAGTAACTTAAAGATGACATCTGATAATTTGAAGAAAATGTTTTTAAATCCAATCGTAATTGCAACATTTTTAGGACTATTTATTTGGATATTCCAAGCCTACTTACCACAAGTTGATGTAACATTTGCAGATAAAACAGGTAAAATGGTAGAAAAATCATTTGCATTCTTAAGATTGGACAAAACATTCCCACAATTTTTCCAAGTATTGACATATTTAGCAAGTTTAGCCTCACCATTAGCATGGTTGGCAATTGGTTCAACATTAGGTTCAGTAAGCTTCAAAACTGCTATTTCAGACAAGAAAACTTGGTATTATACAGTTATGAAATTAATAGCTGTGCCTGCAATTAACGTAATAGCTTTAATTGGTTTAAGATTAGTTGGATTCCCAATTGATTTAGTTGGATTAGGAACAGTTGTAATCATGATGGCTACACCACCAGCAACAGTTGCAGTAGCATATGCTATTAGTAATGATAAAGATGCCTTATTAGCTTCAAACGCATCATTATTAGCAACATTAGGAGCAGTTTTAATGGCTCCAATTTGGATAGTTGTTGTTCAAGTTTTAGGACATACAGGATTATTTTAA